The following proteins are encoded in a genomic region of Xenopus laevis strain J_2021 chromosome 3L, Xenopus_laevis_v10.1, whole genome shotgun sequence:
- the LOC108710407 gene encoding extracellular calcium-sensing receptor-like yields the protein MFHVYRTFWHLILTFHVPASCTDVNLLSSSPSGILVPGDLLIGAVIPIHIDKLYPTVTFQERPPTDICTMFRFENYQQFQALRYAVEEINRSPYLLPNRTLGYYVYDSCAALQSELEGTLWMLTGQSPAILNYCCRETPPLAAIIGHSLSTYSILMAHILGEYRFPQVSYFSTSSLLSDRNQFPSFFRTVPSDVFQSRGLAQLVLHFKWTWVGLIAPDDDYGHEGTEVLRQEIIKEGVCVAYTEYISSNFIFENIRNIANIIMESSATVVVAFSTDIYLIPVLEEMLKRNVTGKIFISSEGWSTSNVLSVEKYSPILSGSIGIAFHSSKIQGFHEFLNSIRPFNSPGITWSKLFWEEAFGCRFFDQTNISDLLNDQENSCTGEENLENVQNSFSDVSNLRASYNIYTAVYVIAKALDDLSLCQRLDGPLPGRECSDLDNFEPWQLLYYINKVQLNLSNAREVFFDKDGNPPAIYDIVNWQPGSDGTMKQVKVGSYDSRNSSGDVFGIKTTTIWWGTETQEVPLSVCSQSCPEGFRKATKRGEPVCCFECVPCDQGEISNQTNSVDCWKCPWDMWPNSKRNRCFPKPIEFLSFEDPLGIILTSTSVVSCLIPISIFNLFIQYKSTPIVRANNYYVSCILLVSLSLCFLCALAFIGDIQHEKCLLRQAAFGLIFALCVSCILAKTIIVVFAFMATKPGSGLKKWTTPHVPYMIIVICTFVQFLLCVIWLSVSPPFPQYNIEAKPGIIVVECNENSPFAFWCMLGYLGFLASVSFTVAFLARRLPDSYNEAKFITFSMLAFLSVWVSFIPASLSAQGKYTVSMEIFAILTSSWALVACMFLPKCFIILFKPDMNSKEKLMGKDRNRNM from the exons ATGTTCCACGTATACAGAACATTTTGGCATCTCATTCTCACATTCCATGTACCTGCCTCCTGTACCGATGTTAATCTTCTTAGCTCAAGTCCAAGTGGCATCCTTGTACCTGGAGATCTTCTGATAGGAGCTGTGATTCCCATCCACATTGACAAACTTTATCCAACAGTCACCTTCCAAGAGAGGCCACCCACAGATATCTGCACAAT GTTCCGTTTTGAAAACTACCAGCAGTTCCAGGCCTTAAGGTATGCAGTAGAAGAGATCAACAGAAGCCCTTATCTTCTCCCCAACAGGACCCTTGGTTACTATGTCTACGACTCTTGTGCTGCTCTGCAAAGTGAGTTGGAGGGGACACTATGGATGCTCACTGGTCAGAGTCCGGCAATCCTTAATTATTGCTGCAGAGAAACCCCACCTCTTGCTGCTATCATTGGTCATTCACTATCCACGTATTCCATCCTAATGGCTCATATTCTGGGAGAGTATAGATTCCCACAG GTCAGCTACTTTTCAACCAGTTCTCTCTTAAGCGACCGAAACCAGTTCCCCTCCTTCTTTAGAACTGTCCCAAGTGATGTTTTTCAATCCAGAGGGCTTGCACAGTTGGTGTTACACTTTAAATGGACATGGGTTGGTCTGATAGCTCCTGATGATGATTATGGCCATGAAGGCACAGAGGTGCTCAGACAGGAGATAATCAAAGAAGGAGTTTGTGTAGCCTATACAGAATATATCTCAAGCAACTTCATCTTTGAAAACATACGGAATATTGCAAACATCATAATGGAATCAAGTGCCACGGTGGTGGTGGCCTTCTCCACTGATATCTACTTAATCCCTGTTCTGGAAGAGATGCTAAAGAGAAATGTAACTGGAAAAATCTTCATTTCCAGTGAAGGCTGGTCAACTTCTAATGTTTTATCTGTTGAAAAATATTCTCCCATTCTATCCGGCAGTATTGGCATTGCTTTTCATAGTTCAAAAATTCAAGGGTTTCATGAATTTCTCAACAGCATCCGCCCTTTCAACTCTCCGGGTATTACATGGTCCAAACTGTTTTGGGAAGAAGCATTTGGGTGCAGGTTTTTTGACCAAACAAACATCAGTGATTTGCTGAACGATCAAGAAAATTCATGCACAGGAGAGGAGAATTTAGAAAATGTGCAAAACAGCTTTAGTGATGTGTCAAATTTAAGAGCTTCCTATAACATTTATACCGCAGTGTATGTCATAGCAAAAGCTCTGGATGACCTCAGTCTTTGCCAACGTTTGGATGGGCCACTCCCTGGAAGGGAATGTTCAGATTTAGACAATTTTGAACCATGGCAG CTATTGTATTACATTAATAAAGTGCAGTTAAATCTGAGCAACGCTAGAGAAGTTTTCTTTGATAAGGATGGGAACCCACCAGCTATTTATGATATAGTGAACTGGCAGCCTGGATCAGATGGCACCATGAAGCAAGTGAAAGTGGGAAGCTATGACAGCCGGAATTCTTCTGGAGATGTATTTGGCATTAAAACAACTACAATATGGTGGGGCACCGAGACTCAGGAG GTTCCCTTGTCAGTTTGCAGCCAGAGTTGCCCAGAGGGGTTCAGGAAGGCGACTAAAAGAGGGGAGCCTGTGTGCTGCTTTGAGTGTGTCCCCTGTGACCAAGGAGAGATCTCCAATCAGACaa ATTCCGTTGACTGCTGGAAATGTCCCTGGGACATGTGGCCCAACAGCAAAAGAAACAGATGTTTTCCAAAACCCATTGAGTTCCTTTCTTTTGAAGACCCACTCGGGATCATCTTGACATCTACTAGTGTTGTCTCTTGTTTGATCCCAATTTCAAtatttaatctttttattcagtataaATCCACACCAATTGTGAGAGCCAATAACTATTATGTGAGTTGCATTCTTTTAGTATCTCTGTCTTTGTGTTTCCTCTGTGCTTTGGCTTTCATTGGTGACATCCAACATGAGAAGTGTCTCCTGCGTCAGGCTGCCTTTGGCCTCATCTTTGCCCTCTGTGTATCCTGCATTTTGGCCAAAactattattgttgtttttgccTTCATGGCCACTAAACCTGGGAGTGGCCTTAAAAAATGGACAACTCCACATGTGCCCTACATGATCATTGTCATTTGCACCTTTGTACAATTCCTCTTGTGTGTTATTTGGTTGTCTGTCTCTCCCCCTTTCCCACAATACAATATTGAAGCCAAACCTGGAATCATTGTTGTAGAGTGCAATGAAAATTCTCCATTTGCCTTCTGGTGCATGCTGGGATATCTTGGATTTTTAGCCTCTGTCAGTTTCACTGTAGCTTTCCTGGCCAGGAGGCTCCCTGACAGCTATAATGAAGCTAAATTTATAACGTTTAGCATGCTGGCCTTCCTCAGTGTCTGGGTTTCTTTTATTCCGGCTTCACTCAGTGCCCAGGGCAAGTATACAGTTTCCATGGAGATCTTTGCAATTTTGACTTCCAGCTGGGCCCTTGTAGCCTGCATGTTCCTTccaaaatgtttcattatattGTTCAAACCAGACATGAACTCCAAAGAAAAACTCATGGGGAAAGACAGAAATAGAAATATGTAA